The Actinomycetota bacterium DNA segment CACCCCTGGACCCGCTCCGATCGCGCACCGGCGAGATGCTGGACGCCCTGCGCCTCCTCGTGGACACCGAGTCGCCCTCGTCGGACCTCCCCTCCCTCCACGCGTGCGCGGAGGTCCTGTGCGAAGTGGGTGAGCGGGTGCTCGGCTCCCGTCCGGACATCGTCGCCTCGGACGGCCGTCCTCACGTCCGGTGGAGCGCGGACGGCGAACCACGCGTCCTCGTGCTCGGACACCTCGACACCGTCTGGCCGTTGGGGACCGTGGACCGGTGGCCGTTCTCGGTGCAGGGCGGCCGCGCGTCCGGACCCGGCGTCTTCGACATGAAGGCGGGCATCGTGCAGGCCCTGTTCGCGATCGCCTCCCTGCAGGACCCTTCCGGCATCCGGATCCTGTTCACCTCGGACGAAGAGGTCGGGGCGCCCACCTCCCGCGGGCTCATCGAGGAGGCGGCGAGGAGCGTGGGAGCCGTCCTCGTCTGCGAGCCCAGCCACCACGGGGCGCTGAAGGTGGCGCGGAAGGGGATCGCCACCTACCGGGTCCGAACGACGGGACGCGCCGCGCACGCCGGGCTCGAGCCGGAGAAGGGGGTGAACGCGCTCGTGGAGCTCGCGCACCAGGCGGTGGCGATAGCCGCACTAGGCCGGGCCGAGGCGGGCACGACCGTCACTCCCACCCTCGCCTCGGCGGGCACGGCGATGAACACGGTGCCTGCCGCCGGCGAGCTCGCCGTCGACGTGCGGGCCTGGACGACGGATGAGATGCGTCGCGTGGACGACGCCGTCCGCAGCGTGACCCCCGTGCTCGTGGGAGCCGAGGTGACGGTCGAGGCGGAGCCGTTCCGGCCCCCGCTCGAGGCGTCGCGTTCGGCCGAGCTGTTCGCGCTCGCGCGCACGGCGGCGGCCGAGCTCGGGATGCCCGAGCTCACGGGAGCCGAGGTCGGCGGGGCGTCCGACGGCAACTTCACCGCCGCCCTCGGCGTGCCGACGCTCGACGGACTCGGAGCGGTCGGGGACGGCGCCCACGCCGAGGGCGAGTGGATCGAGGTGGACTCGATGGCACCGCGCGCGGCGCTGCTCGCGGAGCTCCTCCGCAGGACGCTGCGCGGATAGCCACCGTCGCCGCCGGTCCGCTCCGTTCGGTCCTTACGTCTGTCGCCGTCTCAGCGCTGCCGCGGCGGCGGCGGCCGCCGCGACCCCCACGGCTCCCGCGGCCGCCGGGACCGGACGGGCCGTGTCGGGCGGTCGCGACGGGGGCCGGGCGGCCGGTGGCGCCGGGGAAGGACCCGCCGTCTCGACGGGCGGGTCCGGCGTCGCAGCCGCCTCCTCGGTCCGGGGCGCAGCGGTGGGAGCCGGCGACCGGGGGGCGTCGGTGGCGACGGGAGCCGCGGCTCCCAGACGCTCGGACACCAGCCGGGGGAGCTCGTCGCGGACCAGGCGGTACCCCGCCTCGCCGGGACACGCGGTGACGGACATGTCCCGGTGTCCGGCGATCGTCGCCGCGGTGACGTCGTGTCCGGCGGGCCACCGGCTGGACCCCCGGGACACGAACCGGGTCGTGGCTCCCGGACGGGGGTCTATGGAGTAGCGCGCGGCGAGGTCGGCCAGCAGCCCCACCATCGCGTCGCGCGCCGCCGGGGTGGGCGGGATGGACCCGTGGTCACCGAGGAAGCTGCACAGGATCGCGAACCCCTGGCTCCCACCGGTCGCGTCCCCCTTCATGGGCCTCTCGAGGCTCCCCTGCCGTCCCTCCCACACGACCCCGTACCGGTCGACGAAGAAGTTGTAGGCGACGTCCGGCCAGCCGCGTTCGCCGGTGTGGAAGCGGTAGATCGCGCGGAGCTGTCCGGGGACGTGGTGGGGTGCGTACTCGTTCGTCGTCGCCGTGTGGTGGACCAGCAAAAACCGGACGTCCTCCGGCCGCTCCGCCTCGAGGGGTCCGGTCGGCTCCAGTCCCTCGCTCCACCGGTCGCGCGGCCTGACCCCCGAACCCTCCTGCGCATAGGACCGCGTGCGGGACGCGAGGACCACGGCGGACACCCCGACGATGAACGCACGACGCGAGAGCCCGGATGGAGGGGCGCACATGCGTTCAGCGTATGTCGGTCGCCCCCGCGGCGGACCGGCGCCCCGCTGATCAGACGGCGAGCAGGTCGAAGGTCTCCCGCTCCCGCGCCGGGACGACCCGGTCGGCGGGGATGTCCGAGTAGGCGCGGTCGAGCGCCTCGTCGTCGTGTCCGGGGTCGTGATGGAAGGCGACGAGCATCCGGGCCCGGGCCAGCTCCGCGAACGCGACCGCGTGGGACACGGCGCTATGGCCCCACCCCACGTGACGGGGGTACTCGTCGTCGAAGTACTGGGCGTCGTGGACGAGCAGGTCCACATCGGCGGCGAGCGCGTAGCCGGACGTCCACCTGGCCGCGGACGGGAAGTCCGGGACGCCCAGGGCCGGCTCGTGATCGGGCATGTAGGCCAGGGACCGCCTCCCGTCGGTCAGCCGCAGCCCCAGGGTCGGACCGGGGTGACAGACGAGGTCGGACGTGACCTCGGCTCCCGGTACCTCGAAGGTCCCGATCGGGAGGTCGTGGAGGGTCAGGCGGCTGGGGATGTCCCGCAGGCCGACCGGGAAGAGCGGAGGGGACAGGTAGCGCGACAGCCTCCCCCGCAGGTCGGAGATGGCGGACGCGGGTCCCCATAGGTGCACCTCGAGGCCGGGGCGGAAGAGCGGCTCGAAGAACCCGAGGCCGATGATGTGGTCCATGTGCAGGTGGGTGAGGA contains these protein-coding regions:
- a CDS encoding M20 family metallopeptidase; the protein is MPAPLDPLRSRTGEMLDALRLLVDTESPSSDLPSLHACAEVLCEVGERVLGSRPDIVASDGRPHVRWSADGEPRVLVLGHLDTVWPLGTVDRWPFSVQGGRASGPGVFDMKAGIVQALFAIASLQDPSGIRILFTSDEEVGAPTSRGLIEEAARSVGAVLVCEPSHHGALKVARKGIATYRVRTTGRAAHAGLEPEKGVNALVELAHQAVAIAALGRAEAGTTVTPTLASAGTAMNTVPAAGELAVDVRAWTTDEMRRVDDAVRSVTPVLVGAEVTVEAEPFRPPLEASRSAELFALARTAAAELGMPELTGAEVGGASDGNFTAALGVPTLDGLGAVGDGAHAEGEWIEVDSMAPRAALLAELLRRTLRG
- a CDS encoding N-acetylmuramoyl-L-alanine amidase, whose translation is MCAPPSGLSRRAFIVGVSAVVLASRTRSYAQEGSGVRPRDRWSEGLEPTGPLEAERPEDVRFLLVHHTATTNEYAPHHVPGQLRAIYRFHTGERGWPDVAYNFFVDRYGVVWEGRQGSLERPMKGDATGGSQGFAILCSFLGDHGSIPPTPAARDAMVGLLADLAARYSIDPRPGATTRFVSRGSSRWPAGHDVTAATIAGHRDMSVTACPGEAGYRLVRDELPRLVSERLGAAAPVATDAPRSPAPTAAPRTEEAAATPDPPVETAGPSPAPPAARPPSRPPDTARPVPAAAGAVGVAAAAAAAAALRRRQT
- a CDS encoding MBL fold metallo-hydrolase; translated protein: MKVTLWGTRGSLPTPGSRTTRYGGNTSCVEVRTSPRSTIVLDAGTGIRDLGAALDRDLERVDILLTHLHMDHIIGLGFFEPLFRPGLEVHLWGPASAISDLRGRLSRYLSPPLFPVGLRDIPSRLTLHDLPIGTFEVPGAEVTSDLVCHPGPTLGLRLTDGRRSLAYMPDHEPALGVPDFPSAARWTSGYALAADVDLLVHDAQYFDDEYPRHVGWGHSAVSHAVAFAELARARMLVAFHHDPGHDDEALDRAYSDIPADRVVPARERETFDLLAV